A region of Frederiksenia canicola DNA encodes the following proteins:
- the rplT gene encoding 50S ribosomal protein L20: MARVKRGVIARARHKKVLKAAKGYYGARSRVYRVAFQAVVKAAQYAYRDRRQRKRQFRQLWIARINAAARQNGLSYSKFINGLKKASVEIDRKILADIAVFDKVAFAALVAKAKSAL; encoded by the coding sequence ATGGCTCGTGTAAAACGTGGTGTTATTGCAAGAGCACGCCATAAGAAAGTTCTTAAGGCTGCTAAAGGTTATTATGGTGCACGTTCACGCGTGTATCGCGTTGCTTTCCAGGCAGTAGTTAAAGCTGCACAATATGCTTACCGTGACCGCCGTCAGCGTAAACGTCAATTCCGTCAATTATGGATTGCTCGTATTAACGCAGCAGCTCGTCAAAACGGTTTATCATACAGCAAATTCATCAATGGCTTGAAAAAAGCATCTGTTGAAATCGATCGTAAGATCCTTGCTGATATCGCAGTATTTGATAAAGTCGCTTTCGCAGCATTAGTTGCTAAAGCAAAATCTGCTCTTTAA
- a CDS encoding peptide ABC transporter substrate-binding protein codes for MMLLSQAVRSVKSFAKNWLYLSACLLVTVSCEQESVTRHQKPLVELHSPTELTRAIYSAHIQLDPHFVKAIADAAPVRDLLLGLMMFNPQGEVVPAIGREFFSEDGKNWLIILDEKAKWSNGEPVTAQDFVASWQRLADPANASPLSPYLNYMGIQNAKAILQGELPPTELGVTALNPTSLQITLHTANFQLPKMLAHLALLPTYQGKKPQPNQAFISNGYYKVRTHEKLLLLLEARFPEQRFQTVRYRLLTTVQNVDRFDLVENPLENYGRDIVHLPKLCNYFYEFNFEDPLLRKKEIRQAIRAMISPSEISRGIGIPIHSVLPKSLAVSDDHHPSSYSAEQLLHQLGFDAHNPLKLTLTHDNHGQHNIIANRMALTLSRSDLFRVQLQAVEWKQLLTKRQQHNFQLIRSGWCGDYSNPVLFLMPFHSTSPDNKSGYANPVVDKLLEQLQQTQTVKERERLITKIVQQLENDVAILPLFQYQRRLTIAPDIRGIDPNNSSEVIYSKDLYRQ; via the coding sequence ATGATGTTATTATCACAAGCGGTTAGATCCGTGAAATCTTTTGCAAAAAATTGGCTTTATCTGAGTGCTTGCTTGCTCGTTACCGTCAGCTGCGAGCAAGAGTCAGTCACTCGTCATCAAAAACCGTTAGTTGAATTGCATTCGCCTACGGAGCTGACCCGTGCTATCTACTCTGCCCACATACAGCTTGATCCACATTTTGTCAAAGCGATTGCCGATGCGGCCCCTGTTCGTGATCTTTTGCTTGGATTGATGATGTTCAATCCACAAGGCGAAGTGGTTCCTGCCATTGGACGAGAATTTTTCAGTGAGGATGGGAAAAATTGGTTGATTATTTTGGACGAGAAAGCCAAATGGTCGAATGGCGAACCAGTAACTGCTCAAGACTTTGTGGCAAGTTGGCAACGTCTTGCTGATCCTGCTAATGCCTCCCCACTTTCCCCTTATTTGAACTATATGGGCATTCAAAATGCAAAAGCTATTTTGCAAGGCGAATTACCACCAACGGAACTTGGTGTCACAGCATTAAATCCAACCAGTTTGCAAATTACGTTACACACAGCCAATTTTCAGCTTCCGAAAATGTTAGCTCACTTGGCATTGTTGCCAACGTATCAAGGTAAAAAACCACAGCCAAATCAAGCCTTTATCAGTAATGGTTATTATAAAGTTCGTACCCATGAAAAATTATTACTATTGCTAGAGGCTCGCTTCCCTGAACAACGATTCCAAACTGTTCGTTATCGGCTATTAACCACAGTGCAAAATGTTGATCGGTTTGATCTGGTTGAAAATCCATTAGAAAACTACGGACGAGATATCGTTCATTTACCGAAGTTGTGTAATTATTTCTATGAATTCAATTTTGAAGATCCACTGCTACGAAAAAAAGAAATTCGCCAAGCAATTCGAGCGATGATTTCGCCTTCTGAAATTAGCCGTGGTATAGGAATTCCAATACATTCCGTGCTGCCAAAATCGCTGGCGGTCAGTGATGATCATCATCCATCATCATATAGTGCCGAGCAGCTTCTTCACCAACTCGGTTTTGATGCTCATAATCCACTGAAGCTCACGTTAACGCATGATAATCATGGTCAGCACAATATCATTGCTAACCGTATGGCTCTTACGTTAAGCCGTTCGGATCTTTTCCGTGTACAGTTGCAAGCGGTTGAGTGGAAACAGCTTTTAACAAAGCGTCAGCAACATAACTTCCAGTTGATTCGCTCAGGCTGGTGTGGAGACTATTCAAATCCAGTTTTGTTTTTGATGCCGTTCCATTCCACAAGCCCTGATAATAAAAGTGGCTATGCAAATCCAGTTGTCGATAAACTACTTGAACAGCTTCAACAAACACAAACAGTGAAAGAGCGGGAACGACTTATTACCAAAATTGTGCAACAATTAGAAAATGACGTCGCCATTTTACCGCTTTTCCAATATCAAAGACGTCTCACTATTGCACCTGACATACGTGGCATAGACCCCAATAACAGCAGCGAAGTGATTTATAGCAAAGATTTATACCGACAATAA
- the rpmI gene encoding 50S ribosomal protein L35 yields MPKIKTVRGAAKRFKKTASGGFKRKQSHLRHILTKKTTKRKRHLRHKSMVAKADQVLVVACLPYA; encoded by the coding sequence ATGCCAAAAATCAAAACAGTACGTGGTGCTGCTAAGCGTTTCAAAAAAACAGCTTCAGGCGGTTTCAAACGTAAACAATCTCACTTACGTCACATTTTGACTAAGAAAACCACTAAACGTAAACGTCACTTACGTCATAAATCCATGGTAGCGAAAGCAGACCAAGTTTTAGTAGTTGCGTGCTTGCCATACGCATAA
- the rsuA gene encoding 16S rRNA pseudouridine(516) synthase RsuA, giving the protein MRLDKFIAENTGLTRSQATKALRAGQVTVNGKMEKNSALKINEQDEICFDGEPLAWVEDGQYFMLYKPQNCVCSHDDGEYPTVFQFFDYPLTTKLHCAGRLDADTTGLVLLTDDGKWSHRITSPKHHCEKTYLVTLADPVEECYAEKFAEGIMLRGEKTPTKPAQLDILDDYHVNLTISEGRYHQVKRMFAALGNKVEALHRWRIGHVILDENLVEGEFRPLTVEEVERFK; this is encoded by the coding sequence ATGCGTTTAGATAAATTTATTGCCGAAAATACGGGGCTGACTCGTTCCCAAGCAACTAAAGCGTTGCGGGCGGGGCAAGTCACTGTCAATGGCAAAATGGAAAAAAACAGTGCATTGAAAATCAACGAGCAAGATGAGATTTGCTTTGATGGCGAGCCGTTGGCGTGGGTAGAAGATGGGCAATATTTTATGCTGTATAAACCGCAAAATTGCGTTTGTTCTCATGATGATGGCGAGTATCCAACGGTGTTTCAGTTTTTCGACTATCCGCTGACCACTAAATTACATTGTGCGGGACGGTTGGATGCGGATACCACTGGTTTGGTGCTGCTTACTGATGATGGCAAATGGTCACACCGTATTACATCCCCTAAACATCATTGTGAAAAAACGTATTTAGTGACCTTGGCGGATCCCGTTGAAGAGTGCTATGCGGAAAAATTTGCCGAGGGAATTATGCTACGGGGCGAGAAAACGCCAACTAAACCAGCTCAGTTAGACATTTTGGATGATTACCATGTTAATCTCACCATCAGCGAAGGCCGTTATCATCAGGTAAAACGCATGTTTGCGGCGTTAGGAAATAAGGTTGAGGCTTTACATCGTTGGCGGATTGGTCATGTGATTTTAGATGAAAATTTAGTGGAGGGGGAGTTCAGGCCTCTCACCGTAGAAGAGGTTGAGCGTTTTAAATGA
- a CDS encoding tetratricopeptide repeat protein, whose protein sequence is METKFIAIMALGLSCVMPSQANVDPIRAGAVIGGVIVMGSVSEAKCRFADREFNAMEVKSPYLNLSTSTLKQAKSASKGARLKVKGKVFPQNSIVADALWNELLLKDEEESLNVVLSNNIVCGVSPTPYQGENVYFYGQKNAQGGLDVEYWTPQNPLERQSWNYKTEYDYPSFQVLEQTAQQVDSDYVQFLLAKAYYDGKLVNKNDQKAFEWAKKSYEKQRVRYKDGRYFFAGPLLGLLYAEGKGTQQNFKQAKVLLEKTHQYLDHHSHEISGFEELYGKAIYTYGMMYYQGNGVKKDPDKALDILSVVIDKKQEYAPKSKEAETLYRNLYAEKHRTPYSPDSMHIAHFYSVALSQYHKGEHAKALDTFEKLGKEGDTDSQVMAGLIHYESDIVPQNIPKAKEWYLKAFKYKHPKAAYNLAVLYYNEEDSTKKAKYYYQKACEWGEKAACREAKELK, encoded by the coding sequence ATGGAAACTAAATTCATAGCTATTATGGCCCTAGGACTATCTTGTGTAATGCCTAGCCAAGCTAATGTTGATCCTATTCGTGCTGGGGCCGTTATCGGTGGCGTGATAGTAATGGGATCGGTAAGTGAAGCAAAATGTCGTTTTGCCGATAGAGAATTTAATGCGATGGAAGTCAAATCACCGTATCTCAACTTATCGACATCCACACTTAAGCAAGCAAAATCGGCTTCTAAAGGAGCTAGATTAAAGGTAAAAGGAAAAGTATTTCCTCAAAATAGCATTGTGGCTGATGCTTTGTGGAATGAACTGCTACTCAAAGATGAAGAAGAAAGTTTGAATGTGGTGTTAAGTAATAACATTGTGTGTGGAGTAAGTCCTACCCCTTATCAAGGAGAAAACGTTTATTTTTATGGTCAGAAAAATGCACAAGGTGGGCTAGATGTAGAGTATTGGACACCACAAAATCCATTAGAACGCCAATCTTGGAATTATAAGACAGAATACGATTACCCTAGCTTTCAAGTTTTGGAGCAAACGGCTCAACAAGTTGATTCTGATTATGTTCAATTTTTATTAGCTAAAGCTTATTACGACGGCAAATTAGTCAACAAAAATGACCAAAAAGCATTTGAATGGGCAAAAAAATCTTACGAAAAACAAAGAGTTCGTTATAAAGATGGACGCTATTTTTTTGCAGGTCCCCTACTTGGTTTGCTTTATGCTGAAGGCAAAGGCACCCAACAAAACTTTAAGCAAGCCAAGGTTTTGTTAGAAAAAACGCATCAATATCTCGATCACCATTCTCATGAAATATCAGGTTTCGAGGAGTTATACGGCAAAGCTATCTACACTTATGGAATGATGTATTATCAGGGCAATGGGGTAAAAAAAGATCCTGATAAAGCACTAGACATTTTAAGTGTGGTAATAGATAAAAAACAAGAATATGCACCAAAATCCAAAGAGGCAGAAACATTATATCGCAATCTCTATGCTGAAAAACATAGAACGCCATACTCCCCAGATAGCATGCATATTGCACATTTTTATAGTGTAGCACTATCGCAATATCATAAAGGTGAACACGCTAAAGCTTTAGATACATTTGAAAAATTAGGAAAAGAGGGCGATACAGATAGTCAAGTAATGGCTGGTTTGATTCATTATGAAAGCGACATTGTTCCCCAAAATATTCCTAAAGCAAAAGAATGGTATTTAAAAGCGTTCAAATATAAACACCCTAAAGCTGCTTATAATTTGGCTGTGCTTTATTATAATGAAGAAGATAGCACTAAAAAGGCAAAATATTATTACCAAAAAGCCTGTGAATGGGGAGAAAAAGCTGCATGTAGAGAAGCAAAAGAACTTAAATAG
- a CDS encoding YchE family NAAT transporter → MDLVINFAIYLQFFIGLFAIVNPFGTLPIFFSMTAHQYEADRHRTNLITSVSVGVILLVSLYFGKVILDAFSISLNSFRVAGGFLIVSIAMTMISGKLGEHKQNKEEKNADLSEYENIGVVPLAMPIMAGPGAIGSTIVWGTRYHSWVDYIGFSIAIILFATICYVLFRFSAPLVKRLGKTGSNIVTRIMGLILMALGIEIIVAGLSNLFPGLTSMN, encoded by the coding sequence GTGGATCTCGTTATCAACTTTGCGATTTATTTGCAGTTCTTTATCGGGCTGTTTGCAATCGTCAATCCGTTCGGCACTTTGCCGATTTTCTTTAGTATGACTGCCCATCAATACGAGGCAGATCGCCATCGCACCAATTTGATCACATCCGTTTCCGTGGGGGTGATTTTGTTGGTCAGTCTCTATTTCGGAAAAGTGATTTTAGATGCCTTCAGTATTTCGCTAAACTCTTTCCGCGTTGCCGGTGGCTTTCTAATTGTGAGTATTGCGATGACGATGATCAGCGGCAAACTCGGTGAACATAAACAAAATAAAGAAGAAAAAAATGCCGATTTATCTGAATATGAAAATATCGGAGTGGTGCCATTAGCCATGCCAATTATGGCAGGCCCCGGAGCAATTGGTTCAACGATTGTGTGGGGGACTCGCTATCATTCGTGGGTTGATTATATCGGCTTTAGCATCGCTATTATTCTATTTGCGACGATCTGTTATGTGCTATTCCGCTTCTCAGCACCGTTGGTTAAACGCTTAGGTAAAACAGGCTCAAATATCGTTACGCGTATTATGGGCTTGATTTTGATGGCACTTGGTATTGAAATTATTGTCGCAGGGCTGAGCAATCTGTTTCCTGGACTCACTTCGATGAATTAA
- the leuC gene encoding 3-isopropylmalate dehydratase large subunit, which translates to MKKTLYEKLFDAHIVHEAPGETPLLYINRHLVHEVTSPQAFDGLRAMGREVRQPSKTVATMDHNVPTDSRDLGGSGEMGRIQMVELSKNTDQFGIQLYDINHINQGIVHVMGPEQGLTLPGMTIVCGDSHTATHGAFGALAFGIGTSEVEHVLATQTVKQARAKKMKIEVRGKVREGITAKDIVLAIIGKTTMAGGTGHVVEFCGEAIRDLSMEGRMTVCNMAIELGAKSGIIAPDETTFAYLKGRPSAPKGQDWEDAVAYWKTLHTDDGAEFDTVVTLEASEIEPQVTWGTNPGHVIGVNDVIPNPAEMADPIERQSAEKALAYMDLPHGIKLTDVAIDKVFIGSCTNSRIEDLRAAAAVAKGRKVANGVQALVVPGSGLVRAQAEKEGLDKIFIEAGFEWRQPGCSMCLAMNNDRLAPGERCASTSNRNFEGRQGRGGRTHLVSPAMAAAAAVYGKFVDIRKVELH; encoded by the coding sequence ATGAAAAAGACCCTATACGAAAAATTGTTTGATGCACATATCGTCCACGAAGCACCAGGCGAAACGCCATTGCTTTATATCAATCGCCATTTGGTACATGAGGTAACTTCTCCACAAGCCTTTGACGGACTACGTGCAATGGGGCGTGAAGTTCGCCAGCCGAGTAAAACTGTGGCAACGATGGATCATAACGTACCAACGGACAGCCGTGATCTTGGCGGTTCTGGCGAAATGGGGCGGATTCAAATGGTCGAGCTTTCAAAAAATACCGACCAGTTTGGCATCCAACTTTATGATATTAACCATATTAATCAAGGGATTGTACACGTGATGGGGCCTGAGCAAGGCTTAACTTTGCCAGGTATGACGATTGTTTGTGGCGATTCCCACACGGCAACCCATGGTGCATTCGGAGCATTAGCTTTCGGGATTGGTACATCCGAAGTAGAACACGTTCTCGCCACACAAACGGTCAAGCAAGCTCGTGCTAAAAAGATGAAAATTGAAGTGCGAGGCAAAGTGCGTGAAGGTATCACTGCCAAAGATATTGTGTTGGCGATTATCGGCAAAACCACTATGGCAGGCGGCACTGGCCATGTTGTTGAATTCTGTGGAGAAGCGATTCGGGATCTCTCCATGGAAGGACGAATGACGGTTTGCAATATGGCAATCGAATTAGGGGCAAAATCGGGCATTATCGCACCAGATGAAACCACCTTTGCGTATTTAAAAGGTCGTCCCTCTGCACCGAAAGGACAAGATTGGGAAGATGCTGTCGCGTACTGGAAAACTTTGCATACTGATGATGGTGCAGAATTTGATACAGTCGTGACGTTAGAGGCGAGTGAAATCGAACCGCAAGTAACTTGGGGAACCAACCCTGGACACGTTATCGGCGTGAACGATGTGATTCCAAATCCAGCAGAAATGGCCGATCCGATTGAGCGTCAATCAGCGGAAAAAGCCTTAGCCTATATGGACTTACCGCACGGCATTAAATTGACCGATGTGGCTATTGATAAAGTCTTTATTGGCTCTTGCACGAATTCCCGCATTGAAGATTTGCGAGCAGCAGCGGCTGTGGCGAAAGGTCGCAAAGTCGCTAACGGCGTGCAAGCCTTAGTCGTGCCAGGTTCAGGTTTGGTTCGAGCTCAAGCGGAAAAAGAAGGCTTAGACAAAATTTTTATCGAAGCGGGCTTTGAATGGCGTCAGCCTGGTTGCTCAATGTGTTTAGCGATGAACAATGATCGCTTAGCTCCAGGTGAACGTTGTGCTTCCACTAGCAACCGTAATTTTGAAGGTCGCCAAGGCAGGGGCGGACGTACTCACTTAGTGAGCCCCGCAATGGCAGCCGCTGCTGCAGTTTACGGTAAGTTCGTCGATATTCGTAAGGTAGAACTGCATTAA
- the leuD gene encoding 3-isopropylmalate dehydratase small subunit, whose amino-acid sequence MAREFKQHTGLAVPLDASHVDTDAIIPKQFLQKVNRTGFGAHLFHEWRFLDDEGKQPNPDFVLNFPRYQGASILLARENFGCGSSREHAPWALDDYGIRVIIAPSFADIFYGNSLNNQMLPIRLSEEDVDELFKFVVANEGAEITVDLEAQTVVANGKTYLFEIDSFRRHCLLNGLDNIGLTLQHADKIAEFESKIPAFLR is encoded by the coding sequence ATGGCACGAGAATTCAAACAACACACGGGCTTAGCCGTTCCATTAGATGCGTCACACGTTGATACGGATGCAATTATCCCCAAGCAGTTTTTACAGAAAGTCAATCGCACTGGCTTTGGGGCACATTTATTTCACGAATGGCGATTTTTAGATGATGAAGGTAAACAGCCAAATCCCGATTTTGTGCTGAACTTCCCTCGCTATCAAGGGGCGAGCATTTTATTAGCTAGGGAAAATTTTGGCTGTGGCTCTTCCCGTGAACACGCCCCGTGGGCATTGGACGATTACGGTATTCGGGTGATTATCGCCCCAAGTTTTGCGGATATTTTCTACGGCAACAGTTTAAACAATCAGATGTTACCAATCCGCTTAAGTGAAGAAGACGTTGATGAACTGTTCAAATTTGTGGTAGCAAATGAAGGGGCGGAAATTACGGTTGATTTAGAAGCCCAAACCGTCGTCGCAAACGGCAAAACCTACCTTTTTGAAATCGATAGCTTTCGCCGCCATTGTTTGCTAAACGGCTTGGACAATATCGGTTTGACCTTGCAACATGCCGATAAAATTGCGGAGTTTGAAAGTAAAATTCCTGCATTTTTACGATAA
- a CDS encoding Bcr/CflA family multidrug efflux MFS transporter — MKIALRPNTFFVVILGMLSMFPPLAIDMYLPSFLDIARDLNVSQEKVQATLAVFTFGFATGQLFWGPVADSFGRKPIILCGLAGGAVASFFLTRLADIDTFYLLRFIQGLFGAAPTVVVGALVRDLFDRNQFARMMSTITIITLVAPLLAPIAGGYMAKWWHWHSIFYALMAMGVICFGLFAWRVPETLKAEHRMPLSFGKVLRNFVRLISHKATLGYVLVGGLSFSGMFTFLTSGSLVYIGLYDVAPQHFGYFFMLNIATMATMTLINGRLVMKIGSEKMLQVGLGLQLIAGIWLMIVGIFQLGLWPMVIGIAVFVGMISTIGSNASAAILDRYPEMAGTANALAGTARFGLASLIGLGVSSIPLTTERPMVFTMAICTLLASTLYYFLCLRGQKS, encoded by the coding sequence ATGAAAATAGCACTTCGCCCAAATACCTTTTTTGTTGTGATTCTCGGAATGCTATCAATGTTTCCGCCGTTAGCGATTGATATGTATTTACCTTCTTTTTTAGATATTGCTCGAGATCTCAATGTTTCTCAAGAAAAAGTGCAAGCCACTCTTGCGGTGTTTACTTTTGGCTTTGCAACAGGCCAACTTTTTTGGGGACCCGTTGCGGATAGTTTTGGGCGTAAACCTATTATTTTATGTGGCTTAGCAGGTGGAGCGGTTGCATCTTTTTTCTTAACACGATTAGCAGATATTGATACCTTCTATCTACTACGATTCATTCAAGGGCTTTTTGGTGCTGCACCGACAGTGGTTGTTGGTGCTCTGGTTCGAGATTTATTTGATCGAAATCAGTTTGCCCGCATGATGTCAACGATCACTATTATTACCTTAGTTGCTCCTTTACTTGCTCCGATTGCAGGGGGCTATATGGCGAAATGGTGGCATTGGCACTCCATTTTTTATGCTTTAATGGCGATGGGGGTGATTTGCTTTGGTTTATTTGCTTGGCGTGTGCCAGAAACATTAAAAGCGGAACATCGAATGCCACTCAGTTTTGGGAAGGTACTACGTAACTTTGTACGTTTAATTTCTCATAAAGCTACCTTGGGCTATGTATTAGTTGGTGGGCTTTCTTTTTCAGGGATGTTCACTTTTTTAACCTCAGGCTCATTAGTCTATATCGGACTATATGATGTAGCGCCACAGCATTTTGGTTATTTCTTTATGCTCAATATTGCCACCATGGCAACAATGACGTTAATCAATGGACGTCTTGTCATGAAAATTGGCTCAGAGAAGATGTTACAAGTAGGCTTAGGGCTTCAACTGATCGCAGGTATTTGGCTGATGATAGTTGGCATCTTTCAACTAGGTTTATGGCCTATGGTGATTGGGATTGCAGTTTTTGTCGGAATGATCTCAACGATTGGCAGCAATGCATCAGCAGCGATTTTAGATCGCTATCCTGAAATGGCGGGAACCGCCAATGCACTCGCAGGGACCGCTCGTTTTGGATTAGCCTCCTTAATTGGGTTAGGGGTATCTTCTATTCCGCTTACTACCGAGCGACCAATGGTATTTACAATGGCAATCTGTACATTGTTAGCGTCAACTCTCTATTATTTTCTCTGCTTACGGGGACAAAAGTCGTAA
- a CDS encoding glucose PTS transporter subunit EIIB, which produces MFGLFKKTTKTESNETLPIDPADLLKALGGEGNIEQISSCITRLRAKLKDLSKVDSEALKTLGAAEVVNVSSGVQAIFGPLSADYAQALNKLLTKE; this is translated from the coding sequence ATGTTTGGTTTATTCAAAAAAACGACAAAAACTGAAAGCAACGAAACATTGCCGATAGATCCTGCAGACCTCTTGAAAGCCCTTGGAGGAGAAGGAAACATTGAACAAATCAGTTCATGTATCACTCGTTTACGAGCCAAATTGAAAGATTTGTCGAAAGTCGATAGTGAAGCGTTGAAAACACTGGGTGCCGCTGAAGTGGTAAACGTTTCATCAGGTGTTCAAGCCATTTTTGGCCCCCTGTCTGCGGATTACGCACAAGCGTTGAATAAGTTGCTCACCAAAGAGTAA
- the thrS gene encoding threonine--tRNA ligase: MPIITLPDGSQRQFDNPVSVLDVAQSIGAGLAKATIAGRVNGVRRDASDIISEDATLEIITAKDEDGLEIIRHSTAHLLGHAIKQLFPDVKMAIGPTIDNGFYYDVDLDRSLTQEDLDNIEKRMLELAKTNYDVVKKVGSWQTARDTFEARGEPYKMAILDENIAKDDQPALYHHEEYIDMCRGPHVPNMRFCHHFKIMKVAGAYWRGDSKNKMLQRIYGTAWADKKQLADYLHRLEEAAKRDHRKIGKALDLFHMQEEAPGMVFWHNDGWTIFRELETFVRTKLKQYDYQEVKGPFMMDRVLWEKTGHWQNYGDLMFTTSSENREYAIKPMNCPGHIQIFNQGLKSYRDLPLRMAEFGSCHRNEPSGSLHGIMRVRGFTQDDAHIFCTPEQVESEVTSCIKMVYDIYSTFGFENIKVKLSTRPENSIGTDEMWAKAEADLAAALVANGLEYEIQEGEGAFYGPKIEFTLHDSLDRAWQCGTIQLDFFLPERLNASYVAEDNDRKTPVMIHRAILGSLERFIGIITEEYAGFFPAWLAPTQAVVMNITDSQADYVQSVVKALSDAGIRVKADLRNEKVGFKIREHTLRRVPYMLVCGDKEIEVGKVAVRTRKGADLGTFTVAEFTEMLKNQIKQRELKLFGEGEE; the protein is encoded by the coding sequence ATGCCAATTATTACCCTTCCAGATGGCTCACAACGCCAGTTTGATAATCCAGTTTCAGTCTTAGACGTTGCTCAAAGTATCGGTGCAGGTCTTGCCAAAGCAACCATTGCTGGGCGTGTGAACGGTGTACGTCGTGATGCATCAGACATTATCAGTGAAGATGCAACCCTTGAAATTATTACCGCCAAAGATGAAGACGGTTTGGAAATTATCCGTCACTCAACGGCTCACTTATTAGGTCATGCGATCAAACAGCTTTTCCCAGATGTGAAAATGGCGATCGGCCCGACCATCGACAACGGTTTCTACTACGATGTGGATTTAGACCGTTCGTTAACCCAAGAAGATTTAGATAATATTGAAAAACGGATGTTGGAGTTGGCGAAAACCAACTACGATGTGGTGAAAAAAGTCGGCAGCTGGCAAACTGCCCGTGATACCTTTGAAGCCCGTGGCGAGCCGTACAAAATGGCGATTTTAGATGAAAATATCGCTAAGGATGATCAACCAGCCTTATATCATCACGAAGAATATATTGATATGTGCCGTGGCCCACACGTGCCAAATATGCGTTTTTGCCACCACTTCAAAATTATGAAAGTGGCGGGAGCTTACTGGCGTGGCGACAGCAAAAACAAAATGTTACAACGCATTTATGGTACCGCTTGGGCAGACAAAAAACAGCTTGCGGACTATTTGCATCGCTTAGAAGAAGCCGCAAAACGTGACCACCGTAAAATCGGTAAAGCGTTAGATTTATTCCATATGCAAGAAGAAGCACCCGGTATGGTGTTCTGGCACAATGATGGCTGGACAATTTTCCGCGAACTTGAAACTTTTGTGCGTACCAAGTTAAAACAGTACGATTATCAAGAAGTGAAAGGTCCATTTATGATGGATAGAGTGTTGTGGGAAAAAACCGGTCACTGGCAAAACTACGGTGATTTGATGTTTACCACTTCATCAGAAAATCGTGAATATGCGATCAAACCGATGAACTGCCCTGGTCACATTCAGATCTTCAACCAAGGTTTAAAGTCTTACCGTGATTTACCGTTGCGTATGGCGGAATTTGGTTCTTGCCACCGTAATGAGCCATCAGGTTCATTACATGGCATTATGCGTGTGCGTGGTTTCACTCAAGACGATGCCCATATTTTCTGTACCCCAGAACAAGTAGAAAGCGAAGTGACTTCGTGCATCAAAATGGTATATGACATTTACAGTACCTTTGGCTTTGAAAATATCAAGGTGAAACTTTCCACTCGTCCAGAAAACAGCATCGGTACCGATGAAATGTGGGCGAAAGCGGAAGCTGACCTAGCGGCTGCATTAGTGGCAAATGGCTTGGAATATGAAATCCAAGAAGGAGAAGGGGCATTCTATGGGCCGAAAATTGAGTTCACCCTACACGATAGCTTAGATCGTGCTTGGCAGTGCGGTACGATTCAGCTCGACTTCTTCCTACCAGAGCGTTTAAATGCGTCTTATGTGGCAGAAGATAACGATCGCAAAACGCCTGTGATGATCCATCGTGCGATTTTAGGCTCACTAGAGCGTTTCATCGGTATCATCACCGAAGAATATGCAGGTTTCTTCCCTGCGTGGCTTGCCCCAACTCAAGCGGTCGTGATGAACATCACCGACAGCCAAGCGGATTATGTTCAAAGCGTGGTGAAAGCCCTTTCTGATGCAGGTATTCGTGTTAAAGCCGATCTGCGTAACGAAAAAGTGGGCTTTAAAATCCGTGAACACACCCTACGCCGTGTGCCGTATATGTTAGTCTGTGGCGATAAAGAAATCGAAGTGGGCAAGGTGGCAGTGCGTACTCGTAAAGGTGCGGATCTCGGCACCTTCACCGTGGCAGAGTTTACCGAAATGCTCAAAAATCAAATCAAACAGCGTGAGTTGAAACTGTTTGGTGAGGGAGAAGAGTAA